The following proteins are encoded in a genomic region of Glycine soja cultivar W05 chromosome 17, ASM419377v2, whole genome shotgun sequence:
- the LOC114392269 gene encoding 1-aminocyclopropane-1-carboxylate oxidase-like, with translation MENFPVVDMGNLNNEERSATMEIIKDACENWGFFELVNHGISIELMMDTVERMTKEHYKKCMEQRFQEMVASKGLESAQSEINDLDWESTFFLRHLPVSNISEIPDLDEDYRKVMKDFAVELEKLAELVLELLCENLGLEKGYLKKVFCGSKGPNFGTKVSNYPPCPKPELIKGLRAHTDAGGIILLFQDHKVSGLQLLKDAHWIDVPPMRHSIVINLGDQLEVITNGKYKSVMHRVITQTDGNRMSIASFYNPGNDALIAPAPALVKEDETSQVYPKFVFDDYMKLYAGLKFQDKEPRFEAMKATESSNINLGPIATV, from the exons ATGGAGAACTTTCCAGTTGTTGACATGGGAAACCTGAATAATGAAGAGAGATCAGCAACCATGGAGATAATCAAAGATGCCTGTGAGAACTGGGGTTTCTTTGAG TTGGTGAACCATGGGATATCCATAGAGTTGATGATGGACACCGTGGAGAGGATGACAAAAGAGCACTACAAAAAGTGTATGGAGCAAAGGTTCCAAGAAATGGTAGCAAGCAAAGGCTTGGAGTCTGCTCAATCTGAAATCAATGATTTGGACTGGGAAAGCACTTTCTTTTTGCGCCATCTTCCTGTCTCTAACATCTCAGAGATCCCTGATCTTGATGAAGATTACAG GAAGGTAATGAAGGATTTTGCCGTGGAACTGGAGAAACTGGCGGAGCTAGTTCTTGAGTTGCTGTGTGAGAATCTTGGGCTAGAGAAAGGGTATCTGAAGAAGGTGTTCTGTGGGTCAAAGGGACCAAATTTTGGAACAAAAGTGAGCAACTACCCTCCATGTCCGAAGCCAGAGCTGATAAAGGGGCTGAGAGCCCACACAGATGCTGGTGGCATCATTCTACTCTTCCAAGATCACAAGGTCAGTGGATTGCAGCTCCTCAAGGATGCCCACTGGATTGATGTCCCCCCAATGCGCCACTCCATTGTCATCAACCTTGGAGATCAACTTGag GTCATCACCAATGGCAAATACAAGAGTGTGATGCACCGTGTAATTACTCAAACGGATGGTAATAGAATGTCCATAGCCTCGTTTTACAATCCAGGCAATGATGCATTGATCGCTCCAGCACCGGCCTTGGTGAAGGAAGATGAGACTAGCCAAGTTTATCCTAAGTTTGTTTTTGATGATTACATGAAGCTCTATGCTGGCCTTAAATTCCAGGACAAAGAGCCAAGATTTGAAGCTATGAAGGCCACGGAGTCATCCAACATTAATTTAGGGCCCATAGCAACGGTCTAA
- the LOC114392708 gene encoding uncharacterized protein LOC114392708: MSQLGLILQESLRTEREARTILGLLTEQMDSVGRGQRRRRTLKERLRFTGIGCCGATWVFRPIVRDEGGGAQAQQQPQETNAGQDPNHTGPEHVGPSQSSSGMNLAAALAAERQFREGEGTPLRVSLMRLLEETEGGDAAVEAVGNDWVCCVCMGRKKGAAFIPCGHTFCRVCSRELWLNRGTCPLCNRSILEILDIF, from the coding sequence ATGAGTCAACTCGGTCTCATATTGCAGGAATCGCTCCGCACCGAGAGAGAAGCAAGAACCATTCTGGGTTTGTTAACGGAGCAAATGGACAGCGTCGGTAGAGGCCAACGGAGGAGACGGACCCTCAAAGAACGCCTCAGATTCACCGGAATCGGCTGTTGTGGAGCCACGTGGGTTTTCCGTCCAATTGTCAGGGACGAAGGAGGAGGGGCACAAGCACAACAACAGCCGCAGGAAACAAATGCGGGTCAAGATCCGAATCATACTGGGCCCGAACATGTGGGTCCGAGTCAGTCGAGTTCGGGAATGAATCTTGCGGCGGCGCTGGCGGCGGAGCGTCAGTTCCGTGAGGGTGAGGGGACGCCTTTGAGGGTGTCGTTGATGCGGCTGTTGGAGGAAACAGAGGGTGGGGATGCGGCGGTGGAAGCAGTGGGGAATGATTGGGTGTGCTGCGTGTGCATGGGAAGGAAGAAAGGCGCGGCATTCATCCCGTGTGGGCACACATTCTGTAGGGTGTGTTCGAGGGAGCTGTGGTTGAACAGAGGTACTTGTCCCCTTTGCAACCGTTCCATACTCGAGATTCTCGACATCTTCTGA
- the LOC114391929 gene encoding protein CLMP1-like: MGKSGGRRKKGGSNSNQGGAVDNSGSGAAAAPTANGGVEVLDSSIFLKKANELKEEGNKRFQNKDYAGALEQYESALRLIPKTHPDRAVFHSNRAACLMQMKPIDYEAVIVECTMALQVQPRFVRALLRRARAFEAVGKYEMAVQDVQFLLAADPGNRDALEIAQRLRTALGPRQEAQQDLHSRPSPAALGASAVRGAPIAGLGPCLPARPVGKKGANSVVGSVVLPNNNKPDKSQPVLPTENGPDTKSQLPKLVLKPSNGSVKPPNRKKEDHKELSSTIHGQRLEVAVRWRPLKLVYDHDIRLAQMPVNCHFRVLRDVVSKRFPSSSSVLIKYKDCDGDLVTITSTDELRLAESSVDSHLMKEPGEDKSDSVAMLRLHIVEVSPEQEPPLLEEEEEKPVENEGVMGEESGSHSSLSESVSEVADTEVDKTAKDTPKEKPGTTGDTECKEVEMDDWLFEFAQLFRSHVGIDPDAHLDLHELGMELCSEALEETVTSEEAQDLFDKAASKFQEVAALAFFNWGNVHMCAARKRIPLDESAGKEVVAEQLQVAYEWVKEKYSLAREKYEEALSIKPDFYEGLLALGQQQFEMAKLHWSFALAKKIDLSGWDSKETLQLFDSAEEKMKAATDMWEKLEEQRAKELKDPNATKKEELLRRRKKQGATEGESSSVGGQGEISAEEAAEQAAVMRSQIHLFWGNMLFERSQVECKLGMTGWKENLDAATERFKLAGASEADVSMVLKNHCSNGDAKDGDDKKVENPQHNKTVKPEINNANQV, translated from the coding sequence ATGGGGAAATCAGGGGGTAGAAGAAAGAAGGGTGGTTCGAACTCAAACCAAGGTGGTGCGGTTGATAATTCGGGTTCAGGTGCAGCAGCAGCCCCAACGGCTAACGGTGGGGTGGAGGTGTTGGATTCGTCGATATTTTTGAAGAAGGCGAATGAGCTGAAAGAAGAAGGGAATAAGAGGTTTCAGAACAAGGACTATGCGGGTGCTCTTGAACAGTACGAGAGTGCTCTTCGTTTAATCCCCAAAACGCACCCTGACAGAGCCGTTTTCCACAGCAACAGGGCCGCGTGTTTGATGCAGATGAAGCCCATTGATTATGAAGCTGTCATTGTGGAGTGCACCATGGCGCTTCAGGTCCAGCCACGCTTTGTCCGGGCACTTCTCCGCCGGGCTCGGGCGTTCGAGGCCGTTGGAAAGTATGAAATGGCTGTGCAAGATGTGCAGTTCTTGCTGGCAGCTGATCCTGGTAACCGCGATGCCTTGGAGATTGCCCAGAGATTGAGGACTGCATTGGGGCCACGCCAAGAGGCCCAGCAGGACCTCCACAGTCGCCCCTCCCCGGCTGCACTTGGCGCTTCGGCTGTCCGTGGTGCCCCTATTGCTGGATTAGGGCCTTGTTTGCCAGCTCGGCCTGTGGGAAAGAAGGGAGCAAATTCGGTGGTTGGATCTGTTGTGTTGCCTAATAATAACAAGCCAGACAAGTCACAGCCAGTTTTGCCAACCGAGAATGGTCCTGACACCAAGTCCCAGTTGCCAAAACTGGTATTGAAGCCTTCAAATGGTTCTGTGAAGCCACCTAACCGTAAAAAGGAAGATCACAAGGAACTGTCATCGACCATTCATGGGCAGCGTTTGGAGGTTGCAGTTCGGTGGAGACCATTGAAACTTGTTTATGATCATGACATTAGGCTTGCCCAGATGCCGGTCAATTGCCATTTTAGAGTACTAAGGGATGTAGTAAGCAAAAGATTTCCTTCGTCAAGTTCTGTTCTGATCAAGTATAAGGATTGTGATGGTGATTTGGTTACTATAACCTCTACTGATGAACTCAGATTGGCAGAGTCTAGTGTTGATAGCCATCTCATGAAAGAACCCGGGGAAGATAAAAGTGATTCTGTAGCAATGCTGAGACTGCATATTGTTGAAGTTAGTCCAGAGCAGGAGCCTCCTTTGttggaagaagaggaagaaaaaccAGTTGAGAATGAAGGGGTCATGGGAGAAGAGAGTGGATCTCATTCTTCTCTCAGTGAATCTGTCTCTGAAGTTGCTGATACCGAGGTTGATAAGACTGCGAAGGATACTCCAAAGGAAAAGCCAGGAACCACAGGAGATACTGAATGCAAAGAAGTGGAGATGGATGATTGGTTGTTTGAGTTTGCTCAACTTTTCCGCTCTCATGTTGGTATTGATCCAGATGCCCATCTTGACTTGCATGAGCTTGGGATGGAACTTTGTTCTGAGGCACTTGAGGAAACAGTTACTAGTGAGGAGGCTCAGGATCTATTTGACAAGGCAGCTTCAAAATTTCAGGAGGTGGCTGCTTTGGCTTTCTTCAACTGGGGTAATGTTCACATGTGTGCAGCTAGGAAGCGGATTCCCCTGGATGAGTCAGCTGGGAAGGAGGTAGTGGCAGAGCAGCTTCAAGTGGCTTATGAATGGGTCAAGGAAAAGTATTCTTTAGCAAGAGAGAAGTATGAGGAAGCACTCTCGATCAAACCAGACTTTTATGAGGGATTGTTGGCTCTGGGGCAGCAACAATTTGAAATGGCTAAACTTCATTGGTCTTTTGCACTTGCTAAGAAGATAGATCTATCAGGCTGGGATTCTAAGGAGACACTTCAACTTTTTGACAGTGCAGAGGAGAAGATGAAAGCTGCAACAGATATGTGGGAAAAACTGGAGGAACAGAGGGCAAAAGAGCTAAAGGACCCAAATGCAACCAAGAAAGAAGAATtattgagaagaagaaagaaacaagGTGCTACTGAAGGTGAGTCCTCAAGTGTTGGAGGTCAGGGTGAAATATCTGCAGAAGAAGCTGCCGAGCAAGCAGCTGTCATGAGATCACAAATTCACCTCTTCTGGGGTAATATGCTTTTTGAAAGATCCCAAGTTGAATGCAAATTGGGAATGACTGGATGGAAGGAAAACCTGGATGCTGCAACTGAACGCTTTAAGCTTGCAGGAGCTTCTGAGGCTGATGTTTCGATGGTTCTGAAGAATCATTGCTCAAATGGAGATGCAAAAGATGGAGATGATAAAAAGGTTGAGAACCCACAGCACAATAAGACTGTTAAACCAGAGATCAACAATGCTAATCAAGTATGA
- the LOC114393227 gene encoding serine/threonine/tyrosine-protein kinase HT1-like, which yields MHFVRGSMGGSCFHALRLRRFKSKALPEPSSSSKTRLDSDLENMERRRFDSLESWSMILDSENVETWEASKEDQEEWTADLSQLFIGNKFASGAHSRIYRGIYKQRAVAVKMVRIPTQDEERRGLLEQQFKSEVALLSRLFHPNIVQFIAACKKPPVYCIITEYMSQGTLRMYLNKKEPYSLSTETILRLALDISRGMEYLHSQGVIHRDLKSNNLLLNDEMRVKVADFGTSCLETRCRETKGNMGTYRWMAPEMIKEKSYTRKVDVYSFGIVLWELTTALLPFQGMTPVQAAFAVAEKNERPPLPASCQPALAHLIKRCWSANPSKRPDFSDIVCTLEKYDECVKEGLPLTHHSGLVSKNVIIERLKGCVPMSSSIPVQA from the exons ATGCACTTTGTTAGAGGTTCAATGGGAGGCTCATGTTTCCATGCGCTTCGTTTGAGGAGGTTCAAGAGTAAGGCTCTGCCAGAACcttcttcatcttccaagaCAAGGTTGGATTCTGACTTGGAGAACATGGAGAGAAGAAGGTTTGATAGCTTGGAATCATGGTCCATGATATTGGACTCTGAGAATGTGGAGACATGGGAAGCTTCAAAGGAGGATCAAGAAGAATGGACTGCTGATCTTTCTCAACTTTTCATAGGTAACAAGTTTGCTTCTGGTGCTCACAGTAGGATTTACCGTGGAATTTACAAGCAGAGAGCCGTTGCTGTCAAAATGGTGAGAATTCCCACGCAGGACGAGGAGAGGAGAGGCTTGCTCGAACAGCAATTCAAGTCTGAAGTGGCTTTACTTTCACGTCTCTTTCATCCCAACATAGTGCAG TTTATTGCAGCATGTAAGAAACCGCCGGTGTACTGTATCATAACAGAATACATGTCACAAGGAACACTGAGGATGTATCTGAACAAGAAAGAGCCATACTCTCTTTCAACAGAAACTATATTAAGGTTAGCTCTTGACATATCTAGGGGTATGGAGTACCTTCACTCGCAAGGTGTGATTCACAGAGATTTGAAGTCAAATAACTTGCTTCTCAATGATGAGATGAGGGTTAAGGTGGCAGATTTTGGAACATCGTGTCTTGAAACGCGGTGTCGGGAGACCAAGGGAAACATGGGAACATATCGTTGGATGGCACCGGAGATGATTAAGGAGAAATCTTACACTCGTAAAGTTGATGTTTACAGTTTTGGAATTGTGCTTTGGGAACTCACTACCGCTCTTCTTCCCTTCCAAGGAATGACCCCTGTGCAGGCTGCTTTTGCTGTTGCTGAGAAG AATGAAAGGCCTCCACTACCTGCTAGTTGCCAGCCAGCACTTGCCCATCTGATAAAACGTTGTTGGTCAGCAAACCCTTCAAAGAGGCCAGATTTCAGTGACATTGTGTGTACTCTGGAGAAGTACGATGAGTGTGTGAAGGAGGGTCTACCTCTGACCCATCATTCAGGCCTAGTCAGCAAAAACGTCATTATCGAACGCTTAAAAGGTTGCGTCCCTATGAGCTCTTCCATACCTGTACAAGCTTGA
- the LOC114394111 gene encoding tropinone reductase-like 3 encodes METPKRFEGKVAIVTASTQGIGLAIAERLGLEGASVVISSRKQQNVDAAAEQLRAKGIQVLGVVCHVSNAQQRKNLIDKTVQKYGKIDVVVSNAAANPSVDAILQTKDSVLDKLWEINVKATILLLKDAVPHLQKGSSVVIISSIAGFNPPPSLAMYGVTKTALLGLTKALAAEMAPNTRVNCVAPGFVPTNFASFITSNDAVKKELEEKTLLGRLGTTEDMGAAAAFLASDDAAYITGETIVVAGGTPSRL; translated from the exons ATGGAAACGCCGAAGAGATTTGAAGGTAAGGTAGCCATCGTGACTGCTTCCACACAGGGAATCGGCTTAGCAATAGCCGAGAGGCTTGGCCTCGAGGGTGCATCTGTCGTCATCTCTTCTCGCAAACAG CAAAATGTTGATGCGGCCGCGGAACAACTGAGGGCCAAAGGAATTCAAGTGTTGGGGGTTGTTTGCCATGTTTCAAATGCTCAGCAAAGGAAGAATTTGATCGACAAAACTGTCCAG AAGTATGGAAAGATAGATGTTGTTGTGTCCAATGCTGCTGCAAATCCTTCTGTTGATGCCATCTTGCAAACAAAAGACTCGGTCCTTGACAAGCTATGGGAGATAAATGTCAAAGCCACTATACTTCTTCTGAAG GACGCAGTGCCTCACTTGCAGAAGGGTTCTTCTGTTGTTATCATTTCCTCAATTGCAGGTTTTAACCCGCCACCTTCTCTGGCTATGTATGGAGTGACCAAAACAGCCCTTCTTGGACTTACTAAA GCCCTGGCTGCTGAGATGGCCCCAAACACTCGTGTAAACTGTGTTGCTCCTGGTTTTGTGCCAACCAATTTTGCTTCATTCATTACAAGTAACGATGCTGTG AAGAAAGAACTGGAAGAGAAGACATTACTTGGAAGGCTTGGTACAACAGAAGACATGGGTGCTGCAGCAGCTTTTTTGGCATCTGACGATGCTGCTTATATAACAGGAGAGACCATTGTAGTTGCTGGGGGAACGCCTTCCAGGTTGTAG
- the LOC114391931 gene encoding RPM1-interacting protein 4-like, with amino-acid sequence MRGVEKSDEAVKASSTRMRMRSYSTSSLEQTSHEHDHEEGRSNTKSHSHHTTESVSERSNSDYSVIQRVKSDFIGSFSSSNHNIKGRGGSHSLINDHVNHEAALVPEFGAWDVTDPKSGEGYTAIFSEIRKEKEIASGRMPSKTPSINNCSSIQNQCGRPSSILSKCCCCLFSSESQ; translated from the exons ATGAGAGGAGTTGAAAAAAGTGACGAAGCAGTGAAGGCTTCTTCTACTCGTATGCGCATGCGCTCCTATAGTACTAGTTCTTTAGAACAAACAAGCCATGAACATGACCATGAGGAGGGGAGAAGCAATACTAAAAGCCATTCCCATCACACGACAGAATCTGTCAGTGAAAGAAGCAATTCCGATTACTCTGTCATTCAGAGAGTGAAGTCAGATTTCATTGGTAGCTTCTCTTCATCAAATCACAATATTAAAGGCAGAGGTGGAAGCCATTCCCTTATTAATGACCACGTG AACCATGAAGCAGCACTAGTACCAGAATTTGGTGCTTGGGATGTCACAGACCCTAAATCAGGAGAAGGATATACTGCTATATTCAgcgaaataagaaaagaaaaggaaattgcGTCTGGCCGCATGCCTAGTAAGACACCATCGATAAACAACTGTTCTAGTATCCAGAATCAATGTGGCAGACCTTCCTCCATTTTATCCAAg TGCTGCTGTTGTTTGTTTTCGAGTGAAAGCCAATGA
- the LOC114391930 gene encoding EH domain-containing protein 1-like produces the protein MKTVSDWIDSCSKEQLKTYQEWFNLADSDGDGRITGNDATKFFALSNLSRSQLKQVWAIADAKRQGYLGFQEFVMAMQLVALAQVGHDINSDILKTEIDKENIKSPVMEGLDALIAKTKSLTINAQPDIFGTAQPQPFPLNSWAAPKSVKKLPLSAVTSIIDGLKRLYVERLKPLEVTYRFNDFVSPLLTNSDFDAKPMVMLLGQYSTGKTTFIKHLLRCDYPGAHIGPEPTTDRFVVVMSGPDERSIPGNTIAVDADMPFSGLTTFGGSFLSKFQCSQMPHPLLDEITFVDTPGVLSGEKQRTQRSYDFTGAISWFAAKCDLILLLFDPHKLDISDEFKRVIGSLHGHDDKIRVVLNKADQIDTQQLMRVYGALMWSLGKVLNTPEVVRVYIGSFNDKPINKGFVGPLGQELFEKEQNDLLADLVDIPRKACDSRINEFVKRARSAKIHAYIISHLRNEMPAMMGKAKTQQRLIDNLEDEFRKVQREYHLPAGDFPNVEHFREVLSGYSIDKFEKLKPKMIQAVDDMLGYEIPELLKKFRNPYG, from the exons ATGAAAACAGTATCCGATTGGATCGATTCGTGTTCGAAAGAGCAATTGAAGACTTACCAGGAATGGTTCAACTTAGCCGACTCAG ACGGAGATGGCCGCATCACTGGAAATGATGCAACCAAATTCTTTGCTCTCTCCAACTTATCTCGCTCTCAACTCAAGCAG GTTTGGGCTATTGCTGATGCCAAAAGACAAGGATATTTAGGTTTTCAAGAGTTTGTTATGGCAATGCAG CTCGTTGCCCTGGCACAGGTAGGACACGATATCAACTCAGATATCCTTAAAACTGAAA TTGACAAGGAAAATATTAAATCTCCAGTAATGGAAGGGCTTGATGCTCTAATAGCA aaaacaaagagtTTGACAATAAATGCACAACCTGATATATTTG GGACTGCTCAACCTCAGCCTTTCCCACTCAATTCATGGGCTGCTCCAAAATCTGTAAAGAAA TTACCTCTAAGTGCAGTTACATCAATAATTGATGGCTTGAAGAGATTGTATGTGGAGAGGCTTAAGCCATTGGAGGTCACCTATCGATTCAATGATTTTGTATCTCCATTATTG ACCAACAGTGATTTTGATGCTAAACCAATGGTCATGCTCCTTGGTCAATATTCCACTGGGAAAACAACCTTTATAAAACATTTACTAAGATGTGATTATCCAG GAGCACACATTGGACCAGAGCCTACAACTGACAGATTTGTTGTTGTCATG TCTGGTCCTGATGAAAGGAGCATTCCTGGAAATACAATAGCTGTTGATGCTGATATGCCTTTTAGTGGACTTACAACTTTTGGTGGTTCATTTTTGTCGAAGTTCCAATGTTCTCAAATGCCACATCCA CTGCTAGATGAAATAACATTTGTGGACACTCCTGGTGTCCTATCTGGAGAAAAGCAAAGGACTCAACGAAGTTATGACTTCACTGGCGCTATTTCTTGGTTTGCTGCGAAATGTGATCTGATTCTTCTCCTATTTGATCCTCATAAACTTGACATTAGTGATGAATTTAAACGTGTTATTGGGTCTCTGCACGGTCATGATGACAAGATACGTGTGGTTTTGAATAAGGCAGACCAAATTGATACTCAACAA CTCATGAGAGTTTATGGAGCATTGATGTGGTCTTTGGGGAAAGTTCTGAATACTCCAGAAGTTGTGCGTGTATATATTGG CTCATTTAATGATAAGCCTATAAACAAAGGCTTTGTTGGCCCATTAGGACAGGAACTCTTTGAGAAGGAACAGAATGATCTCCTGGCAGACTTGGTAGATATTCCAAGAAAGGCATGCGACAGTCGG ATCAATGAATTTGTGAAACGTGCCAGATCTGCTAAAATTCATGCATATATAATTAGTCATCTTAGGAATGAGATGCCGGCAATGATGGGCAAAGCTAAGACTCAACAAAGGCTTATAGATAATCTTGAAGACGAATTTAGAAAG GTTCAAAGGGAGTATCATCTACCAGCTGGTGACTTTCCCAATGTAGAACACTTCAGAGAGGTTTTGAGTGGTTACAGCATTGACAAATTTGAGAAACTAAAGCCCAAAATGATTCAAGCCGTCGATGATATGCTTGGATATGAAATACCAGAGTTATTAAAGAAATTCAGAAATCCTTATGGCTGA